Proteins encoded in a region of the Blastocatellia bacterium genome:
- the purD gene encoding phosphoribosylamine--glycine ligase produces MKVFVIGSGGREHAIAWALARNTSIGEIVAAPGNGGLAEIARCVRADVGNPRELADVAEAEGVALTFVGPELPLVNGVVDEFSRRGLKIIGPDARAARLEGSKAFAKEFMARHGIPTARFTVCDSVAEARRAIAARRFDFPVVIKADGLAAGKGVSLAHTPEEAEATIERLMVEKALGAAGERIVLEECLTGRECSFLLFTDGEFIVPLPPAQDYKRAQDGDQGSNTGGMGAISTPHLLDEAMRERILREIAWPTIRAAAREGFPYRGVLYIGLMLTPEGPRVLEYNVRLGDPEAQAILPRLENDLLEIGEALAAGELSRVPLRWREDSTVCVVLASGGYPGTYQTGYPIRGLEEARRLPEVVIFHAGTTRMPDGSFLTAGGRVLNVVAGGRTLAEARSRAYAAASLITFERMHYRRDIGAEWTPA; encoded by the coding sequence ATGAAGGTGTTCGTCATCGGTTCGGGAGGACGCGAGCATGCGATCGCATGGGCCTTGGCTCGAAACACGAGCATCGGGGAGATCGTCGCGGCGCCGGGGAATGGAGGCCTCGCCGAAATCGCTCGCTGCGTGCGCGCTGATGTTGGGAATCCGCGTGAGTTGGCGGACGTCGCCGAGGCTGAGGGCGTCGCTCTGACATTCGTCGGACCGGAGCTGCCGCTTGTGAACGGCGTCGTGGATGAATTCTCGCGGCGTGGGCTCAAGATCATCGGTCCGGATGCGCGCGCGGCCAGATTGGAGGGGAGCAAGGCGTTCGCCAAGGAATTCATGGCGCGACATGGCATCCCGACCGCGCGTTTCACCGTGTGCGATTCGGTCGCCGAAGCTCGTCGCGCGATCGCTGCTCGGCGATTTGATTTCCCCGTCGTGATCAAAGCCGATGGACTGGCAGCGGGGAAGGGCGTGAGCCTCGCGCATACGCCTGAGGAAGCCGAGGCCACGATCGAGCGGCTCATGGTCGAGAAGGCGCTCGGAGCCGCGGGCGAGCGCATCGTTCTGGAAGAATGCCTGACCGGACGCGAATGCAGCTTCCTGCTCTTCACCGATGGAGAGTTCATCGTGCCGTTGCCTCCGGCACAGGATTACAAGCGCGCGCAGGACGGCGATCAGGGGTCGAACACAGGTGGCATGGGGGCGATCTCCACACCGCATCTTCTCGATGAAGCGATGCGCGAGCGCATCCTTCGGGAAATCGCCTGGCCGACGATTCGCGCGGCCGCGCGCGAAGGTTTCCCCTATCGGGGAGTGCTCTACATCGGCCTCATGCTGACGCCCGAGGGCCCGCGCGTGCTCGAATACAACGTCCGCTTGGGCGATCCCGAAGCGCAAGCGATCCTGCCGCGATTGGAGAACGATCTGCTGGAGATCGGCGAAGCGCTCGCCGCCGGCGAACTCTCTCGTGTTCCCCTCCGATGGCGCGAGGATTCGACGGTCTGTGTCGTCCTGGCCTCCGGCGGATACCCGGGGACCTATCAAACCGGCTATCCCATCCGAGGACTGGAAGAGGCACGACGCCTTCCGGAGGTCGTGATCTTCCACGCGGGGACGACGCGCATGCCCGACGGATCATTCCTCACGGCTGGCGGTCGCGTCCTCAACGTCGTCGCAGGCGGTCGCACCCTCGCGGAGGCACGCTCACGCGCTTACGCGGCCGCTTCGCTCATCACCTTCGAACGGATGCACTACCGACGCGACATCGGCGCGGAATGGACGCCGGCATGA
- a CDS encoding VWA domain-containing protein, translated as MNRRRRIGTPSGDIRRSRGMPSFALSLIVLIGFTLVSVLSVPSRSMATVDEQAGRRPPRRERPQAPSVEKPAEDAQKPTSSTPQSGEEQKPSPQPQKEAQAEGEPIRLKADLVSVPVVVFDKKTGRVYTGLKRGNFTVLEDGVKQEIVTFSGEESPITLVMLLEYSRQIEWFREEVINPAGLFVTRFVKPGDYIAIVAFDIRPAVLTDFTDSPARLREAIYLLIRNYPAFSESNLFDALNFVLRGGELDGAEYTGLQEIEGRTAVLLVAIGIDTFSKINYDEARRIVENAGVPIYAIGIGELAYILLEHRLPPESRLTFLQAQNTLKTFAEVTGGRFYSVRFQGALPSVLESISVMLRTQYTLGYTPTNPRREGKRRRIQVLVDVDGDGKPDNDRLEVQHRRSYIEPREGKK; from the coding sequence ATGAACCGACGACGAAGGATCGGGACGCCGTCCGGCGACATCCGACGATCGCGCGGGATGCCTTCTTTCGCACTCTCGCTGATCGTCCTCATCGGGTTCACCTTGGTGAGCGTCTTGTCCGTGCCCTCTCGGAGCATGGCGACCGTGGACGAGCAAGCCGGTCGGCGCCCTCCACGGCGCGAGCGACCGCAGGCGCCCTCAGTGGAGAAGCCCGCTGAGGATGCACAAAAGCCCACGAGCTCGACACCGCAATCCGGTGAAGAGCAGAAACCTTCCCCTCAGCCGCAGAAAGAGGCACAGGCTGAGGGCGAACCGATTCGCCTCAAAGCCGATCTGGTCTCCGTGCCGGTCGTGGTCTTCGACAAGAAAACCGGGCGCGTATACACCGGGTTGAAGAGGGGGAATTTTACCGTCTTGGAGGACGGCGTGAAACAGGAGATCGTCACGTTCAGTGGCGAGGAGTCCCCGATCACGCTCGTGATGCTGCTCGAGTACAGTCGGCAGATCGAGTGGTTCCGCGAGGAAGTGATCAATCCCGCTGGGCTCTTCGTGACACGCTTCGTCAAGCCGGGCGACTACATCGCCATCGTCGCCTTCGATATTCGGCCTGCGGTCTTGACGGATTTCACCGACAGTCCGGCGCGCTTGCGCGAGGCCATCTATCTGCTCATTCGGAACTATCCGGCCTTCAGCGAGAGCAATCTCTTCGATGCTTTGAACTTCGTCCTGCGCGGGGGAGAGTTGGACGGTGCCGAGTACACGGGCTTGCAGGAGATCGAAGGACGCACCGCCGTCCTGCTCGTCGCTATTGGGATCGACACCTTCAGCAAGATCAATTACGACGAGGCGCGCAGGATCGTGGAGAACGCGGGCGTCCCCATCTATGCCATCGGCATCGGCGAGTTGGCGTATATTCTGCTCGAACATCGGCTGCCGCCGGAATCGCGCCTCACCTTTTTGCAAGCCCAGAATACGTTGAAGACATTCGCCGAGGTCACGGGCGGCCGCTTCTATAGCGTCCGATTTCAAGGCGCCTTGCCTTCCGTGCTCGAATCCATCTCCGTCATGTTGCGCACGCAATACACGCTCGGATATACGCCGACGAATCCTCGCCGCGAGGGGAAACGACGCCGGATTCAAGTCTTGGTGGATGTGGACGGCGACGGCAAGCCCGATAACGATCGCTTGGAGGTCCAACACCGGCGCAGCTACATCGAGCCGAGGGAGGGGAAGAAATAG